The following coding sequences are from one Humulus lupulus chromosome X, drHumLupu1.1, whole genome shotgun sequence window:
- the LOC133805453 gene encoding uncharacterized protein LOC133805453: MFQMLQTVGQFSGMPTEDPHLHLRLFIEVSDSFKLPGVTEDALRLNLFPYSLRDRARAWLNSLPSDSVSTWQELAERFLMKYFPPTKNAKLRNEITSFQQLDEESLYEAWEQFKELLRKCSHHGIPHCIQMETFYNGLNAHTRMVVDASANRALLAKSYNEWPTSRLSTGRKVTGIHDVDAITSLVAQESSISNMLKTMNMVMNQSRGQPMGTQMGQMESISWVYCGEGHTFDNYPSNSATVCYMGNQNRNGTYSNSYNPSWRQHPNFSWSNQGAGPSNPSMPPRPNFPPGYPPQAPQQQTMQFSSLESMLKEYIVKNEAMIQSQSASLRNLENQVGQLANELRNRPHGTLPSDTKNPRSMGKEHCKVVTLRSGKELEKDKTESGHEGEPSSIQINEEFQKDTELPSAQKSTSAQDTAGIPQHCQPASSISKKPPPFPQRFQKQKLDSQFKKFLDMLKQLHINIPLVEALEQMPNYVKFMKDILTRKRRLGEFETVALTKECSSFLQNKLPPKMKDLGSFTIPCTIGNSYCGMALCDLGASINLMPMSVYRQLGIGEVRPTTVTLQLADRSLAYSDGKIEDVLVKVDKFIFPVDFIVLDYEADRKVPIILGRPFLATGRTLIDVQKGELTMRVQNEQVTFNVFKAKRFPEEVEECSVVCGFC; this comes from the exons ATGTTCCAAATGCTTCAAACTGTGGGTCAGTTTAGTGGGATGCCCAcagaggatcctcaccttcacctTCGCTTGTTCATTGAAGTAAGTGACTCTTTCAAGCTACCCGGAGTGACAGAGGATGCATTGAGACTAAATTTGTTCCCATACTCCTTGAGAGATAGAGCCAGAGCTTGGTTGAACTCCTTGCCATCTGATTCCGTGAGTACTTGGCAAGAGTTGGCTGAGCGGTTCTTGATGAAGTATTTTCCTCCCACTAAAAATGCCAAGCTTCGCAATGAGATTACTTCATTTCAACAACTTGATGAAGAATCCTTATATGAGGCATGGGAGCAGTTTAAGGAGTTGTTACGCAAATGCTCTCACCATGGCATTCCTCATTGCATCCAAATGGAAACCTTCTATAACGGTCTTAACGCTCATACTAGGATGGTGGTTGATGCTTCAGCGAACAGAGCTCTTCTTGCTAAGTcctataatgag tggcCCACTTCTAGATTGTCTACCGGTAGAAAGGTTACCGGTATTCATGATGTAGATGCCATCACTTCTTTGGTGGCCCAAGAGTCTTCTATTTCTAATATGCTCAAGACAATGAATATGGTGATGAATCAATCAAGGGGGCAGCCTATGGGGACACAAATGGGGCAAATGGAGAGCATTTCTTGGGTGTATTGTGGTGAGGGTCATACTTTTGATAACTATCCTTCTAATTCGGCAACTGTATGTTATATGGGGAACCAAAATAGGAATGGTACTTATTCTAATTCCTACAACCCATCATGGAGGCAACACCCCAATTTTTCATGGAGTAATCAAGGAGCTGGCCCTAGTAATCCTTCGATGCCTCCAAGACCAAATTTTCCACCGGGTTACCCCCCTCAAGCACCACAACAACAGACAATGCAATTTAGCTCTCTTGAGAGCATGTTGAAGGAATATATAGTGAAGAATGAAGCCATGATTCAGAGCCAATCGGCTTCATTGAGGAACTTAGAAAACCAAGTTGGGCAACTAGCTAATGAGCTTAGAAATAGACCCCACGGTACACTGCCAAGTGATACCAAGAATCCAAGGAGTATGGGGAAGGAACATTGTAAAGttgtcactttgaggagtggaaaGGAGTTGGAGAAGGACAAGACCGAGTCTGGGCATGAGggtgagccctcttcaatccaaataaatgaggaaTTCCAAAAAGATACTGAACTTCCTAGTGCACAAAAATCTACCTCTGCCCAGGATACTGCAGGCATACCGCAGCATTGTCAACCAGCAAGCTCAATTTCAAAGAAGCCACCTCCATTTCCTCAACGTTTTCAGAAGCAAAAGTTGGATTCTCAATTCAAGAAGTTTCTAGATATGTTGAAGCAGTTGCATATCAACATCCCACTGGTAGAGGCACTTGAGCAAATGCCTAACTATGTAAAATTCATGAAAGATATTCTTACAAGGAAGAGAAGGTTAGGAGAATTTGAGACAGTGGCTCTTACCAAGGAATGTAGCTCATTCTTGCAAAACAAGCTGCCACcgaagatgaaagatcttgggagTTTCACCATTCCATGTACCATTGGTAATTCTTATTGTGGCATGGCATTATGTGACTTGGGTGCTAGTATAAATCTGATGCCTATGTCTGTGTATAGACAATTAGGGATTGGTGAAGTCCGACCTACCACAGTGACTCTACAACTTGCAGATAGATCTCTTGCTTATTCAGATGGGAAGATTGAGGATGTCTTGGTAAAAGTTGATAAGTTCATTTTCCCAGTTGATTTCATTGTGTTGGATTATGAGGCAGACAGGAAGGTACCAATCATTCTAGGGAGGCCTTTTCTAGCTACTGGTAGAACTTTGATTGATGTGCAAAAGGGTGAACTTACTATGAGGGTTCAAAATGAGCAGGTGACTTTCAATGTATTCAAGGCTAAGAGATTTCCAGAAGAGGTCGAAGAGTGTTCTGTGGTTTGCGGATTTTGCTAA
- the LOC133805144 gene encoding protein unc-13 homolog isoform X2: MAHLFRDLSLGHSKRESASSMSFSKPTITVTKTLAAADLPSPLGDLSDSAQLTDSDLRLTAYEIFVAACRTSSGKPLTFVPSSSLNHSNSDSPSQHSNSPNSPALQRSLTSAAASKVKKAFGLKSPGSGSKKSPGGSGSSPGSGQGKSKKALTVGELMRIQMKVSEAMDSRVRRALLRIAAGQVGRRIESVVVPLELLQQLKLVDFTDSQEYDAWQKRTLKILEAGLLLHPRLPLDRVQSAAQRLRQIIHGALDRPFETGRNNESLQVLRSAVMTLASRSIDGSLTESCHWADGFPLNLRLYEMLLNACFDVNDETSILEEVDELMEHIKKTWGILGINQVLHNVCFTWVLFHRYVATGQVEMDLIYAADSQLEEVAKDAKTTKDSEYSKVLSSTLTSIMGWAEKRLLAYHETFDSGNIETMQGIVSLGVAAAKIIVEDISNEYRRRRKSEVNVARDRIDTYIRSSLRTAFAQRMEMADSSRRASKNQPNPLPVLAILAKDVGELALKEKRMFSPILKRWHPFAAGVAVATLHVCYANEIKQFISGIAELTPDAVQVLRAADKLEKDLVQIAVEDSVDSDDGGKAIIREMPPFEAEAAIANLVKAWIKTRVDRLKEWVDRNLQQEVWSPQENEGYAPSAVEVLRIFDETLEAYFRLPIPMHPALLPDLMAGLDRCLQYYITKAKSGCGSRSSYVPTMPALTRCTIGSKFQGFGKKKEKSPNPPKRNSQVATLNGDHSYGIQQLCVRINTLQRIRSELEVLEKRVITHLRNSESAKVEDFSNGLEKQFELSPAACVEGIQQLCESVAYKIVFYDLSHVLWDGLYVGEASSSRIEPFLRELERHLLIISDAVHERVRTRIITDIMRASFDGFLLVLLAGGPSRAFSKQDSQIIEDDYKSLKDLFWANGDGLPSELIDKFSTTVRGVLPLFRTDTEGLIERFRRGTLETYGSSARSKFPLPPTSGQWNPTEPNTLLRVLCYRNDDAASKFLKKTYNLPKKL; encoded by the exons ATGGCTCATCTGTTCAGAGACCTGTCACTGGGCCATTCCAAGAGAGAAAGTGCATCCTCAATGTCGTTCAGTAAGCCCACCATTACCGTCACCAAGACTTTGGCGGCCGCCGATCTCCCGTCACCGCTCGGCGACCTCTCGGATTCGGCTCAGCTCACCGATTCTGACCTTCGACTCACCGCTTACGAGATCTTTGTCGCCGCTTGCCGTACTTCCTCCGGTAAACCCCTCACTTTCGTTCCTTCGTCGTCGCTCAATCACTCTAATTCCGATTCGCCGAGTCAACACAGCAACTCGCCCAACTCTCCCGCTCTTCAGCGCTCTCTCACCTCTGCTGCTGCTAGCAAGGTCAAGAAGGCGTTTGGGCTTAAATCACCTGGCTCGGGCTCTAAGAAGAGCCCCGGCGGCTCTGGTTCGAGCCCTGGTTCGGGTCAGGGGAAGTCGAAGAAGGCATTGACTGTTGGTGAGCTGATGAGGATCCAAATGAAGGTTTCTGAGGCCATGGATTCTAGAGTGAGGAGAGCTCTGTTGAGGATTGCGGCTGGCCAG GTTGGAAGGAGAATTGAATCAGTAGTAGTCCCACTAGAGCTTTTACAGCAGCTCAAGCTGGTGGATTTTACTGATTCACAAGAATATGATGCCTGGCAAAAAAGAACCCTGAAAATTCTTGAGGCTGGCCTCCTTTTGCATCCTCGCTTGCCACTAGACAGGGTACAGAGTGCTGCGCAGAGACTACGCCAAATTATTCATGGGGCATTGGATAGACCCTTTGAAACTGGGAGGAATAATGAATCTTTGCAAGTTCTTCGAAGTGCTGTCATGACTCTTGCTTCAAGATCAATTGATGGTTCTCTTACCGAGTCATGTCACTGGGCAGATGGGTTTCCACTGAATCTCCGGCTGTATGAAATGCTTCTAAATGCCTGCTTTGACGTTAATGATGAAACATCCATACTTGAGGAAGTGGATGAACTAATGGAACATATAAAAAAGACCTGGGGAATCCTTGGAATTAACCAGGTTCTCCATAATGTTTGCTTCACTTGGGTTTTATTTCACCGATATGTTGCAACTGGCCAAGTTGAAATGGACCTCATATATGCAGCGGATAGTCAGCTAGAAGAGGTTGCTAAAGATGCAAAGACAACAAAGGATTCAGAGTATTCCAAGGTTTTGAGTTCTACATTGACTTCAATAATGGGTTGGGCTGAGAAGAGGCTTCTTGCGTATCATGAGACTTTTGATAGTGGCAATATTGAAACCATGCAAGGGATTGTTTCTTTGGGGGTTGCAGCAGCTAAGATTATAGTTGAAGACATATCTAATGAGTACCGAAGGAGGAGGAAGAGTGAAGTTAACGTGGCTCGAGACAGGATCGACACTTACATCAGATCATCTTTACGAACTGCTTTTGCTCAG AGAATGGAGATGGCAGATTCAAGCAGGAGAGCATCCAAAAATCAGCCAAATCCTCTTCCAGTCCTTGCCATTCTTGCTAAGGATGTTGGTGAGCTGGCACTGAAGGAGAAGCGAATGTTTAGTCCAATTCTGAAGAGATGGCATCCTTTTGCAGCAGGCGTGGCTGTTGCCACCCTTCATGTTTGTTACGCAAATGAGATAAAACAATTCATATCAGGTATAGCAGAATTGACACCAGATGCTGTTCAAGTATTGAGAGCTGCGGATAAGCTGGAGAAAGATCTTGTACAGATAGCAGTTGAAGATTCAGTAGACAGTGATGATGGTGGGAAGGCAATAATTCGTGAGATGCCTCCTTTTGAGGCTGAGGCTGCAATTGCCAATTTGGTGAAAGCATGGATCAAGACCAGAGTGGACAGACTAAAAGAATGGGTTGATAGAAATCTACAGCAAGAG GTGTGGAGTCCACAAGAAAATGAAGGATATGCTCCCTCAGCTGTGGAAGTTTTGCGAATCTTTGATGAAACTTTGGAAGCATATTTTCGGCTTCCAATACCTATGCATCCTGCATTGCTTCCCGACTTGATGGCAGGCCTTGACAGATGTCTTCAATATTACATAACGAAGGCAAAATCTGGCTGTG GATCACGAAGTTCATATGTTCCCACTATGCCAGCATTGACCAGATGTACTATAGGATCAAAGTTCCAAGGCTTTGGCAAGAAGAAAGAAAAGTCACCAAACCCTCCAAAGAGAAACTCTCAGGTTGCTACATTGAATGGAGATCACTCATATGGAATTCAACAGCTCTGTGTTCGTATAAACACTTTACAACGAATCAGGAGTGAGTTAGAAGTTTTGGAGAAAAGGGTAATCACCCATTTGAGGAACTCTGAGTCTGCTAAAGTAGAAGATTTTTCTAATGGTTTGGAAAAACAATTCGAACTCTCGCCAGCAGCTTGTGTGGAGGGAATCCAGCAGCTTTGTGAGTCAGTGGCATACAAGATTGTTTTCTATGATCTCAGTCATGTTCTGTGGGATGGTTTATATGTTGGGGAAGCATCTTCCTCCAGGATTGAACCGTTCCTTCGGGAGCTGGAAAGACATTTGTTAATTATTTCGGACGCTGTACATGAGAGAGTTCGTACAAGAATTATTACTGACATAATGAGAGCTTCCTTTGACGGTTTTTTGTTAGTTTTACTTGCTGGCGGTCCCTCTCGTGCATTCTCCAAGCAGGACTCTCAGATAATAGAAGATGATTACAAATCTCTTAAAGATCTATTCTGGGCCAATGGAGATGGTTTACCTTCTGAGTTAATCGATAAGTTTTCAACAACAGTGAGAGGGGTGCTTCCCCTTTTCAGAACTGACACAGAGGGCCTCATTGAGAGGTTCCGACGTGGGACGCTAGAAACATACGGCTCCTCCGCCAGGTCCAAATTCCCACTGCCTCCTACTTCTGGGCAATGGAACCCAACTGAGCCAAACACTCTCCTGCGAGTTCTATGCTACCGAAACGACGATGCAGCCTCCAAGTTTCTGAAGAAGACTTACAACTTGCCTAAGAAACTGTAA
- the LOC133805144 gene encoding protein unc-13 homolog isoform X1, with the protein MAHLFRDLSLGHSKRESASSMSFSKPTITVTKTLAAADLPSPLGDLSDSAQLTDSDLRLTAYEIFVAACRTSSGKPLTFVPSSSLNHSNSDSPSQHSNSPNSPALQRSLTSAAASKVKKAFGLKSPGSGSKKSPGGSGSSPGSGQGKSKKALTVGELMRIQMKVSEAMDSRVRRALLRIAAGQCIQQVGRRIESVVVPLELLQQLKLVDFTDSQEYDAWQKRTLKILEAGLLLHPRLPLDRVQSAAQRLRQIIHGALDRPFETGRNNESLQVLRSAVMTLASRSIDGSLTESCHWADGFPLNLRLYEMLLNACFDVNDETSILEEVDELMEHIKKTWGILGINQVLHNVCFTWVLFHRYVATGQVEMDLIYAADSQLEEVAKDAKTTKDSEYSKVLSSTLTSIMGWAEKRLLAYHETFDSGNIETMQGIVSLGVAAAKIIVEDISNEYRRRRKSEVNVARDRIDTYIRSSLRTAFAQRMEMADSSRRASKNQPNPLPVLAILAKDVGELALKEKRMFSPILKRWHPFAAGVAVATLHVCYANEIKQFISGIAELTPDAVQVLRAADKLEKDLVQIAVEDSVDSDDGGKAIIREMPPFEAEAAIANLVKAWIKTRVDRLKEWVDRNLQQEVWSPQENEGYAPSAVEVLRIFDETLEAYFRLPIPMHPALLPDLMAGLDRCLQYYITKAKSGCGSRSSYVPTMPALTRCTIGSKFQGFGKKKEKSPNPPKRNSQVATLNGDHSYGIQQLCVRINTLQRIRSELEVLEKRVITHLRNSESAKVEDFSNGLEKQFELSPAACVEGIQQLCESVAYKIVFYDLSHVLWDGLYVGEASSSRIEPFLRELERHLLIISDAVHERVRTRIITDIMRASFDGFLLVLLAGGPSRAFSKQDSQIIEDDYKSLKDLFWANGDGLPSELIDKFSTTVRGVLPLFRTDTEGLIERFRRGTLETYGSSARSKFPLPPTSGQWNPTEPNTLLRVLCYRNDDAASKFLKKTYNLPKKL; encoded by the exons ATGGCTCATCTGTTCAGAGACCTGTCACTGGGCCATTCCAAGAGAGAAAGTGCATCCTCAATGTCGTTCAGTAAGCCCACCATTACCGTCACCAAGACTTTGGCGGCCGCCGATCTCCCGTCACCGCTCGGCGACCTCTCGGATTCGGCTCAGCTCACCGATTCTGACCTTCGACTCACCGCTTACGAGATCTTTGTCGCCGCTTGCCGTACTTCCTCCGGTAAACCCCTCACTTTCGTTCCTTCGTCGTCGCTCAATCACTCTAATTCCGATTCGCCGAGTCAACACAGCAACTCGCCCAACTCTCCCGCTCTTCAGCGCTCTCTCACCTCTGCTGCTGCTAGCAAGGTCAAGAAGGCGTTTGGGCTTAAATCACCTGGCTCGGGCTCTAAGAAGAGCCCCGGCGGCTCTGGTTCGAGCCCTGGTTCGGGTCAGGGGAAGTCGAAGAAGGCATTGACTGTTGGTGAGCTGATGAGGATCCAAATGAAGGTTTCTGAGGCCATGGATTCTAGAGTGAGGAGAGCTCTGTTGAGGATTGCGGCTGGCCAG tgtATCCAACAGGTTGGAAGGAGAATTGAATCAGTAGTAGTCCCACTAGAGCTTTTACAGCAGCTCAAGCTGGTGGATTTTACTGATTCACAAGAATATGATGCCTGGCAAAAAAGAACCCTGAAAATTCTTGAGGCTGGCCTCCTTTTGCATCCTCGCTTGCCACTAGACAGGGTACAGAGTGCTGCGCAGAGACTACGCCAAATTATTCATGGGGCATTGGATAGACCCTTTGAAACTGGGAGGAATAATGAATCTTTGCAAGTTCTTCGAAGTGCTGTCATGACTCTTGCTTCAAGATCAATTGATGGTTCTCTTACCGAGTCATGTCACTGGGCAGATGGGTTTCCACTGAATCTCCGGCTGTATGAAATGCTTCTAAATGCCTGCTTTGACGTTAATGATGAAACATCCATACTTGAGGAAGTGGATGAACTAATGGAACATATAAAAAAGACCTGGGGAATCCTTGGAATTAACCAGGTTCTCCATAATGTTTGCTTCACTTGGGTTTTATTTCACCGATATGTTGCAACTGGCCAAGTTGAAATGGACCTCATATATGCAGCGGATAGTCAGCTAGAAGAGGTTGCTAAAGATGCAAAGACAACAAAGGATTCAGAGTATTCCAAGGTTTTGAGTTCTACATTGACTTCAATAATGGGTTGGGCTGAGAAGAGGCTTCTTGCGTATCATGAGACTTTTGATAGTGGCAATATTGAAACCATGCAAGGGATTGTTTCTTTGGGGGTTGCAGCAGCTAAGATTATAGTTGAAGACATATCTAATGAGTACCGAAGGAGGAGGAAGAGTGAAGTTAACGTGGCTCGAGACAGGATCGACACTTACATCAGATCATCTTTACGAACTGCTTTTGCTCAG AGAATGGAGATGGCAGATTCAAGCAGGAGAGCATCCAAAAATCAGCCAAATCCTCTTCCAGTCCTTGCCATTCTTGCTAAGGATGTTGGTGAGCTGGCACTGAAGGAGAAGCGAATGTTTAGTCCAATTCTGAAGAGATGGCATCCTTTTGCAGCAGGCGTGGCTGTTGCCACCCTTCATGTTTGTTACGCAAATGAGATAAAACAATTCATATCAGGTATAGCAGAATTGACACCAGATGCTGTTCAAGTATTGAGAGCTGCGGATAAGCTGGAGAAAGATCTTGTACAGATAGCAGTTGAAGATTCAGTAGACAGTGATGATGGTGGGAAGGCAATAATTCGTGAGATGCCTCCTTTTGAGGCTGAGGCTGCAATTGCCAATTTGGTGAAAGCATGGATCAAGACCAGAGTGGACAGACTAAAAGAATGGGTTGATAGAAATCTACAGCAAGAG GTGTGGAGTCCACAAGAAAATGAAGGATATGCTCCCTCAGCTGTGGAAGTTTTGCGAATCTTTGATGAAACTTTGGAAGCATATTTTCGGCTTCCAATACCTATGCATCCTGCATTGCTTCCCGACTTGATGGCAGGCCTTGACAGATGTCTTCAATATTACATAACGAAGGCAAAATCTGGCTGTG GATCACGAAGTTCATATGTTCCCACTATGCCAGCATTGACCAGATGTACTATAGGATCAAAGTTCCAAGGCTTTGGCAAGAAGAAAGAAAAGTCACCAAACCCTCCAAAGAGAAACTCTCAGGTTGCTACATTGAATGGAGATCACTCATATGGAATTCAACAGCTCTGTGTTCGTATAAACACTTTACAACGAATCAGGAGTGAGTTAGAAGTTTTGGAGAAAAGGGTAATCACCCATTTGAGGAACTCTGAGTCTGCTAAAGTAGAAGATTTTTCTAATGGTTTGGAAAAACAATTCGAACTCTCGCCAGCAGCTTGTGTGGAGGGAATCCAGCAGCTTTGTGAGTCAGTGGCATACAAGATTGTTTTCTATGATCTCAGTCATGTTCTGTGGGATGGTTTATATGTTGGGGAAGCATCTTCCTCCAGGATTGAACCGTTCCTTCGGGAGCTGGAAAGACATTTGTTAATTATTTCGGACGCTGTACATGAGAGAGTTCGTACAAGAATTATTACTGACATAATGAGAGCTTCCTTTGACGGTTTTTTGTTAGTTTTACTTGCTGGCGGTCCCTCTCGTGCATTCTCCAAGCAGGACTCTCAGATAATAGAAGATGATTACAAATCTCTTAAAGATCTATTCTGGGCCAATGGAGATGGTTTACCTTCTGAGTTAATCGATAAGTTTTCAACAACAGTGAGAGGGGTGCTTCCCCTTTTCAGAACTGACACAGAGGGCCTCATTGAGAGGTTCCGACGTGGGACGCTAGAAACATACGGCTCCTCCGCCAGGTCCAAATTCCCACTGCCTCCTACTTCTGGGCAATGGAACCCAACTGAGCCAAACACTCTCCTGCGAGTTCTATGCTACCGAAACGACGATGCAGCCTCCAAGTTTCTGAAGAAGACTTACAACTTGCCTAAGAAACTGTAA